Proteins from a single region of Theobroma cacao cultivar B97-61/B2 chromosome 10, Criollo_cocoa_genome_V2, whole genome shotgun sequence:
- the LOC18586368 gene encoding tetraspanin-6: MYRFSNTVIGFLNLFTLLASIPIIGAGLWMAKSSTTCESFLQTPLLVLGFVILIISLAGFIGACFNVVWALWVYLLVMLFIIATLMGLTIFGFVVTSRGRGQEVPGRVYREYRLEDYSPWLRNRIKDPRYWNTIRSCLLNSRTCAKVAFWTPLDYLNKDMTPVQSGCCKPPTSCDYNMVTMVAQNPDCYRWNNAPTMLCYECDSCKAGVLESVRRDWHKLSVLNIVMVLLLIGIYSIGCCAFQNTKRAETDYPYGQNRMSKVRPRWDYYWWRWWRDKREQLY, translated from the exons ATGTATAGGTTTAGCAACACAGTCATAGGTTTCTTGAACCTTTTCACACTGTTAGCATCGATACCGATCATCGGAGCAGGTTTATGGATGGCAAAGAGTAGCACGACCTGTGAAAGTTTCCTTCAAACCCCACTCCTTGTATTAGGCTTTGTCATATTGATAATATCTTTGGCAGGTTTTAttggagcttgtttcaatgtGGTGTGGGCACTCTGGGTTTATTTGCTTGTCATGTTGTTTATCATTGCAACCTTGATGGGCTTGACTATATTTGGATTTGTGGTTACTAGCCGAGGGCGTGGCCAGGAAGTTCCTGGTAGGGTTTACAGGGAGTATAGGTTGGAAGATTATTCACCCTGGTTGAGAAACAGGATTAAGGATCCCAGGTACTGGAATACCATTAGAAGTTGTTTGTTGAATTCCAGGACTTGTGCTAAAGTTGCCTTTTGGACTCCTCTTGATTATCTTAACAAAGACATGACCCCAGTCCAG TCTGGTTGCTGCAAGCCACCAACATCATGCGACTACAACATGGTGACAATGGTGGCCCAAAACCCAGATTGCTACAGGTGGAACAATGCTCCAACCATGCTCTGCTATGAGTGTGATTCATGCAAAGCTGGGGTGCTTGAATCTGTGAGGAGGGATTGGCACAAACTCTCAGTTCTAAACATTGTCATGGTTCTGCTGTTGATTGGGATTTACTCAATAGGGTGCTGTGCTTTCCAAAACACTAAGAGGGCTGAAACTGATTACCCTTATGGCCAAAACCGGATGTCCAAAGTTAGACCAAGATGGGACTACTACTG GTGGAGATGGTGGCGTGACAAAAGAGAGCAGCTTTATTAG
- the LOC18586365 gene encoding serine carboxypeptidase-like 27 yields MGQSRFIVFSILLFFCCTCFCSSFGDQNLDKITELPGQPKNVEFNQYSGYVTVNEQAGRALFYWLIELPVSRSPETRPLVLWLNGGPGCSSLAYGAAEEIGPFHIRPDGKTLDLNRYAWNNLANMLFLESPAGVGFSYTNTTSDLYTAGDRRTAEDAYAFLVNWFERFPQYKHRDFYIAGESYAGHYVPQLSQIVYERNRGVQNPVINFKGFLVGNAVTDDYHDFVGTFEYWWTHGLISDSTYRSLRVACDLGSSTHPSLQCMSALRVAEVEQGNIDPYSIFTQPCKDTATLKRNMRGHYPWMSRAYDPCTERYSKVYFNLPEVQKALHANVTGISYPWQTCSDLVGNYWADAPLSMLPIYKELIAAGFRIWVYSGDTDAVVPVTATRYSIDALKLPTVTNWYPWYDNGKVGGWSQAYKGLTFVTVTGAGHEVPLHRPRQAFILFRSFLENKPMPS; encoded by the exons ATGGGTCAGTCAAGGTTCAttgttttttccattttgcttttcttttgctgtacttgtttttgttcttcttttggAGATCAaaatttggataaaatcaCTGAGTTACCTGGACAGCCAAAGAATGTTGAATTTAATCAGTATTCAGGATATGTGACAGTAAATGAACAAGCTGGAAGGGCTTTATTTTACTGGTTGATTGAGTTACCAGTGAGCCGTAGTCCTGAGACAAGACCACTTGTTCTGTGGCTTAATGGAGGACCTGGTTGCTCTTCTCTTGCTTATGGTGCAGCTGAAGAGATTGGTCCTTTTCATATTAGACCTGATGGAAAGACCCTTGACTTGAATCGTTATGCTTGGAACAACT TGGCAAATATGCTATTCCTTGAATCTCCAGCTGGTGTTGGTTTTTCATACACAAACACGACATCAGATTTATACACTGCCGGTGACAGGAGAACTG CTGAAGATGCATATGCTTTCTTAGTTAATTGGTTTGAAAGGTTTCCACAGTACAAGCATAGAGATTTCTACATTGCTGGAGAAAGTTATGCAG GTCATTATGTTCCTCAATTGTCTCAAATTGTTTATGAAAGAAACAGAGGGGTTCAGAATCCTGTTATCAATTTCAAGGGATTTTTG GTTGGAAATGCTGTTACTGATGACTACCATGATTTTGTTGGCACATTTGAGTACTGGTGGACTCATGGTTTGATATCTGATTCAACCTATAGAAGTCTGCGAGTTGCCTGTGACTTGGGATCCTCTACACATCCATCCTTGCAATGCATGAGTGCTCTCAGAGTTGCTGAAGTGGAACAAGGAAACATTGATCCATATAGCATCTTCACACAGCCTTGCAAGGATACTGCAACTCTAAAACGGAACATGAGGGGTCATTAT CCATGGATGTCAAGAGCTTATGATCCATGCACTGAGAGGTATTCTAAAGTGTACTTTAATCTCCCGGAAGTCCAGAAAGCTCTTCATGCAAATGTAACTGGGATTTCCTATCCATGGCAAACATGCAG TGATCTTGTTGGAAACTACTGGGCAGATGCTCCTCTCTCTATGCTTCCTATATACAAAGAACTAATTGCTGCTGGTTTTAGGATATGGGTATACAG TGGAGACACTGATGCAGTGGTTCCTGTGACTGCAACTCGATACTCCATCGACGCTCTGAAGCTACCTACTGTTACCAATTGGTACCCGTGGTATGACAATGGGAAG GTTGGTGGGTGGAGCCAAGCATACAAAGGGCTGACATTTGTAACAGTAACTGGAGCAGGTCACGAGGTTCCACTCCATCGTCCCCGTCAAGCGTTTATCCTTTTCAGATCATTTTTGGAGAACAAGCCAATGCCTAGTTAA
- the LOC18586367 gene encoding serine carboxypeptidase-like 28 translates to MMRDHYINNSSSSSSLLHVLVIGTLLLLSTVSSASAAGGNHRKEQERDRIVKLPGQPPKVNFSQYSGYITVDPKAGRALFYWLIKAPFKSQPASKPLVLWLNGGPGCSSVAYGASEEVGPFRVRSDGKTLRLNPYAWNQEANLLFLDSPAGVGFSYSNTSSDIYTVGDKRTAEDAYTFLIKWLERFPNYKHRPFYIAGESYAGHYIPELSQLIVRRNKGVKNPVLNFKGFLLGNPLLDDYYDNMGTHEYWWNHGLISDSTYNDLKKSCLNDTFLFPRDGCNNALNSAYGEIGDINLYNIYSPPCNGIATLKHNLGQIPLPWRFRGNDECVVMYTKKYMNNRRVQKALHANLTRLPYRWATCSSIIRGNWTDSPKSMLPIIKELIAAGIRIWIFSGDTDAVLPLTATRYSIKALKLQTNISWYAWIDDQAEVGGWTEVYNGLTYVTVRGAGHEVPLTQPKRALVLFRYFLRNLRLPASLSD, encoded by the exons ATGATGAGAGATCATTACATCAacaattcttcttcttcttcttctttgctcCATGTTTTGGTCATTGGTACCCTTCTTCTTCTATCCACAGTTTCTTCGGCCTCGGCTGCAGGTGGTAATCACCGGAAAGAGCAGGAGAGAGATAGGATAGTCAAGCTACCAGGGCAGCCACCAAAGGTCAACTTCTCTCAATACTCTGGCTACATAACTGTTGACCCAAAGGCGGGCCGAGCCCTGTTCTATTGGTTGATCAAGGCCCCTTTTAAGAGTCAGCCTGCATCTAAGCCGTTGGTTTTATGGCTCAATGGTGGGCCTGGCTGTTCATCTGTGGCTTATGGGGCCTCCGAGGAAGTGGGTCCCTTTCGTGTACGATCCGATGGGAAAACTCTTCGTCTGAATCCCTACGCTTGGAATCAAG AGGCGAATTTGCTCTTCCTTGATTCACCGGCCGGTGTCGGATTCTCGTATTCGAATACTTCGTCCGACATATACACAGTTGGTGACAAGAGGACAG CTGAAGATGCTTACACATTTCTCATCAAATGGTTAGAGAGGTTCCCTAATTACAAGCACAGGCCCTTCTACATTGCTGGAGAAAGCTATGCAG GCCATTACATTCCTGAGCTATCCCAACTGATCGTCCGCCGCAACAAAGGAGTCAAGAATCCCGTCCTTAACTTCAAAGGTTTTCTG TTGGGAAATCCGCTCCTCGATGATTATTACGACAATATGGGAACTCATGAGTATTGGTGGAATCATGGTTTGATATCTGATTCTACGTACAATGACCTGAAAAAGTCATGTCTAAATGACACATTCTTATTCCCAAGAGATGGATGTAACAATGCTCTAAATAGTGCCTATGGGGAAATTGGAGACATCAATCTTTACAACATCTACAGCCCTCCTTGCAATGGGATTGCCACTCTTAAGCATAATCTAGGTCAAATACCATTG CCATGGAGATTCAGAGGTAATGATGAATGCGTAGTAATGTATACGAAAAAATACATGAATAATCGAAGGGTGCAGAAGGCTCTTCATGCAAATCTTACTCGCCTTCCTTATCGCTGGGCTACTTGCAG TTCTATCATTAGGGGAAACTGGACTGATTCTCCAAAATCCATGCTTCCTATCATCAAAGAACTTATTGCAGCTGGCATTAGAATCTGGATATTCAG TGGAGATACAGATGCTGTTTTGCCTCTGACTGCAACCAGATATTCCATTAAAGCACTTAAGCTGCAGACCAACATCAGCTGGTATGCTTGGATTGATGATCAAGCAGAG GTTGGTGGGTGGACAGAAGTATACAATGGTCTAACCTATGTGACAGTGAGGGGTGCAGGGCATGAAGTTCCTTTGACACAGCCTAAACGTGCCTTGGTACTGTTTAGGTACTTCCTGAGGAATCTGCGCCTGCCGGCTTCTCTTTCCGATTAG